Proteins from one Nitrososphaera sp. genomic window:
- the rrp41 gene encoding exosome complex exonuclease Rrp41 codes for MTQTRNLIDENGKRTDGRTINELRNVKITVGAVKNADGSAYIEFGKNKIIVAVYGPREVHPKHMALPDRCVLRCRYHMSPFSTDTRKNPAPSRREVEISKVMRESLEPALMLEDYPRAAIDVYVEVLQSDGGSRCAGITAASVALADAGINMKDLVAACAAGKVDEKIVLDINDTEDKEGGADMPVAYMPRLDQVTLLQLDGRLTPDQFSECLDKAVEGCKMVYEIQRQAIMQKYFGNELEAKEEVQ; via the coding sequence ATGACTCAAACGAGAAATCTTATTGACGAGAATGGAAAGAGGACTGACGGAAGGACCATCAATGAGCTGAGGAACGTAAAGATCACAGTGGGTGCTGTCAAGAATGCCGACGGCTCCGCGTACATCGAATTTGGGAAGAACAAGATAATCGTGGCAGTTTACGGCCCGCGAGAGGTGCATCCAAAACACATGGCTTTGCCAGACAGGTGTGTTCTCCGGTGCAGGTACCACATGTCGCCCTTCTCGACCGATACCCGCAAAAACCCGGCGCCCTCCCGTAGAGAAGTGGAAATTTCCAAGGTCATGAGGGAGTCTCTGGAGCCAGCACTCATGCTTGAAGATTATCCCCGTGCGGCTATTGACGTGTATGTCGAAGTACTTCAATCAGACGGAGGCTCGCGCTGTGCAGGGATTACCGCCGCTTCAGTCGCCCTTGCAGATGCGGGTATCAACATGAAAGACCTGGTCGCGGCATGTGCTGCTGGCAAGGTTGACGAAAAGATTGTTCTGGACATAAACGACACCGAGGACAAGGAGGGAGGTGCGGATATGCCTGTTGCTTACATGCCTAGGCTTGACCAGGTTACTCTGTTGCAGCTCGATGGGAGACTGACTCCAGATCAGTTCAGCGAATGTCTGGACAAGGCTGTGGAGGGCTGCAAGATGGTATACGAAATCCAGAGGCAGGCAATCATGCAAAAGTACTTTGGCAACGAGCTTGAGGCTAAGGAGGAAGTTCAGTAA
- a CDS encoding prefoldin subunit beta, with product MSEQELPPWLREQVSRLQQLQQNLQAIMMQKQQLEVETVETDRALEELKKAGADDTIFKNAGSILIKARKEDVVKELEEKKELSNTRLLVLQKQETRVKENLKEVETKINEMIRGMQGAGSGPGSSMMGPPGSQKPRGE from the coding sequence ATGAGTGAACAAGAACTGCCGCCTTGGCTGAGAGAGCAGGTATCCCGGCTCCAGCAACTTCAGCAAAACTTGCAGGCGATTATGATGCAGAAGCAGCAACTTGAGGTTGAGACCGTCGAGACGGATCGGGCTCTGGAGGAGCTCAAGAAGGCGGGGGCGGATGATACTATTTTCAAAAATGCAGGCTCGATTTTGATTAAGGCTCGTAAAGAGGATGTTGTGAAGGAACTTGAGGAGAAGAAGGAGCTTTCTAACACGCGGCTTTTGGTTCTTCAAAAGCAGGAGACGCGGGTAAAGGAGAACTTGAAGGAAGTCGAGACCAAGATAAATGAAATGATAAGAGGAATGCAGGGGGCTGGCTCTGGACCGGGCAGCTCCATGATGGGGCCTCCAGGTAGCCAAAAACCGCGCGGAGAATAG
- a CDS encoding ribosome assembly factor SBDS translates to MTETKFTIVRLVLDGDKFELLVKPDPALEYKTGKRTDISSVLVSDEIYSDANKGSRASTEKLAKHFRTTDSTEIAKQIIAQGDLNLTTDQRRKMVEEKRKQIVQLINRSFVDPKTHLPHPVVRIEAAMDEARVNVDPFKKAEEQAKAVVESLRKILPLKSEILRLTVTVPAQYGAQSYPVLKSSGDFKGEEWLADGSLRVVVEVNAGLKGAFLDRLGSVTKGSAQVKEG, encoded by the coding sequence ATGACCGAAACCAAGTTTACGATCGTCAGGCTGGTACTTGACGGCGACAAGTTTGAGCTTTTGGTCAAGCCTGACCCCGCGCTGGAGTACAAGACGGGAAAAAGGACCGACATCTCAAGCGTGCTTGTCTCAGACGAGATTTACTCCGATGCCAACAAAGGTTCCAGGGCATCTACAGAGAAGCTCGCAAAGCATTTTCGAACTACAGATTCGACGGAAATTGCCAAACAAATTATCGCCCAGGGCGATCTTAACCTTACGACGGACCAGAGGCGCAAGATGGTTGAGGAAAAAAGAAAGCAGATAGTGCAGCTGATAAACCGCAGTTTCGTCGACCCGAAAACCCATTTGCCGCACCCCGTCGTCAGAATTGAAGCCGCGATGGACGAGGCACGGGTGAACGTTGATCCCTTCAAGAAGGCGGAAGAACAAGCAAAGGCCGTCGTGGAAAGCCTCAGAAAGATCCTGCCTCTAAAGTCAGAAATCCTCCGCCTTACGGTGACCGTTCCAGCACAGTACGGAGCGCAATCCTATCCGGTCTTGAAATCATCAGGCGACTTCAAGGGAGAAGAATGGCTTGCCGACGGATCCCTTCGCGTTGTCGTTGAAGTCAACGCGGGTCTAAAGGGAGCTTTTCTGGACCGCCTGGGTTCGGTTACCAAAGGCTCGGCCCAGGTAAAGGAAGGCTAG
- the rrp42 gene encoding exosome complex protein Rrp42: MSSSKRSTIIVEHLRRQQMADSISRGKRLDGREFDEMRPLEIELDVIKKANGSARVRLGDSEVIAGVKVETGEPFEGLEDKGALIVSAEVLPTASPHVEPGPPDEEVVELARVVDRGVRESEMIDLSQLVLISGKVVYTIFVDCSVINADGNLFDATSYATVAALLSAKLPILEMQGDKVVDTGSTRDMPITSIPISITSIRLGEVVLVDPSAEEEACMDARITLTSTEDGFCAVQKGFAGAFTIEQIKKASSVAKNKGEAIRARLKELTGKNG, encoded by the coding sequence ATGAGTTCTTCAAAACGCTCCACCATTATTGTAGAGCACCTGCGCAGGCAGCAGATGGCGGATTCGATTTCCAGGGGCAAGCGGCTCGACGGAAGAGAATTTGACGAAATGAGGCCTCTTGAAATTGAACTTGATGTCATAAAGAAGGCAAATGGTTCAGCACGGGTTAGGCTAGGTGACAGCGAAGTTATCGCCGGCGTCAAGGTCGAGACAGGAGAGCCATTCGAGGGTCTCGAAGACAAGGGCGCTCTCATTGTATCGGCAGAAGTGCTGCCAACAGCCTCGCCTCACGTGGAACCGGGTCCTCCTGACGAAGAAGTAGTCGAATTGGCCAGGGTAGTCGACAGGGGAGTTAGGGAATCAGAAATGATAGACCTTTCGCAGCTGGTGCTTATCTCAGGCAAGGTCGTCTACACCATATTTGTCGATTGTAGCGTCATCAACGCAGATGGAAACCTCTTTGATGCAACTTCATATGCCACCGTTGCGGCGTTATTGAGTGCAAAGCTGCCGATACTGGAAATGCAGGGCGACAAGGTAGTTGACACGGGTTCGACCCGAGACATGCCAATTACCTCAATTCCCATTTCAATCACGTCAATAAGGCTGGGCGAGGTTGTCCTTGTCGATCCGAGTGCAGAAGAAGAGGCCTGCATGGACGCCCGCATCACCCTTACATCCACGGAGGATGGATTCTGTGCGGTCCAGAAGGGCTTTGCAGGTGCTTTTACAATCGAGCAGATAAAGAAGGCGTCATCCGTCGCAAAGAATAAAGGCGAGGCTATCAGGGCAAGACTAAAGGAGTTGACCGGCAAGAATGGTTAA
- a CDS encoding NAD(+)/NADH kinase: protein MPSKIRSAAIVTKLHNSEAESAAAKVAQLLAKSGTKIFLLEPLRLEGGIPVKVEELKSLKVDLVVAIGGDGTTLRAFRLSPLEVPLMSMNIGGHRGILSEVDTPLLEGAVQSLLSGKCFIESRIRIQASVGSQVFPPALNDILVTRTNLIRTPVLSIRLMGDEIRQRMDGIVVSTPTGSTGHSFSIGGPVLHEGMNCLIASPIAPVNRMPQLVIPVEEIVITSNHDSQIVIDGQEIFHAPAGEEIRISRFAHDAHFMRLRKKGMRQLAKLGF, encoded by the coding sequence ATGCCAAGCAAGATACGATCAGCCGCCATTGTGACAAAGCTTCACAATTCTGAAGCAGAGTCCGCTGCAGCAAAAGTGGCCCAGCTGCTTGCAAAAAGCGGTACCAAGATTTTCTTGCTCGAGCCGCTGCGTCTTGAAGGCGGAATTCCCGTCAAGGTCGAGGAGCTCAAAAGCCTGAAAGTCGACCTTGTGGTTGCTATTGGTGGCGACGGGACGACTCTTCGCGCCTTTCGCCTGTCTCCCCTTGAAGTCCCGTTAATGAGCATGAATATCGGGGGTCACAGGGGAATCCTGTCGGAGGTCGACACCCCCCTTCTCGAAGGCGCAGTGCAGTCCCTTCTCTCAGGCAAGTGTTTTATCGAATCAAGGATAAGGATTCAGGCTTCAGTTGGGTCGCAAGTTTTTCCGCCAGCGTTAAATGACATACTGGTCACTCGGACGAACCTCATCCGAACGCCGGTCCTGTCAATAAGGCTCATGGGAGATGAAATCAGGCAGCGGATGGACGGCATCGTGGTCTCGACTCCCACCGGTTCAACCGGCCACTCCTTCTCAATAGGGGGACCTGTGCTGCATGAAGGAATGAACTGCCTTATTGCAAGTCCGATAGCCCCGGTCAACCGCATGCCGCAGCTTGTTATACCGGTCGAGGAAATTGTCATTACGAGTAACCACGACTCGCAGATAGTAATTGATGGACAGGAAATCTTTCACGCACCAGCAGGCGAGGAGATCCGCATTTCCAGGTTTGCACACGATGCGCACTTTATGCGGCTTAGAAAGAAGGGCATGAGGCAGCTTGCCAAGCTCGGATTCTGA
- a CDS encoding sulfurtransferase has protein sequence MSPYSHPEVLCETDWVANNLSNKNIVIAEVDYDPENAYKQGHLPGAHLIWWRRDINDPVRRDILSKQQFEALMSRIGATPETELVLYGDFNNWFAAFAFWVFQYYGHGKIRIMNGGRKKWELEKRSYTKDEPASQPSHYVSRPPDEGVRAYMFDVRRAIDRAEQSVLVDVRSPKEFSGEITAPPEYPMEHAQRGGHIPGAKNIPWAQAVRETDGTFKSPEELRALYEGKGVTPDKHVICYCRIGERSSHSWFVLKYLLGYPSVQNYDGSWTEWGNMIGNPIEK, from the coding sequence ATGTCTCCCTACTCGCATCCAGAAGTGCTGTGCGAAACGGACTGGGTTGCAAACAACCTTTCGAACAAGAACATAGTCATTGCAGAAGTCGACTACGACCCTGAAAACGCTTACAAGCAGGGGCATCTGCCGGGCGCCCACCTCATCTGGTGGAGGAGGGACATCAACGATCCGGTCAGGCGGGACATCCTGAGCAAGCAGCAGTTTGAAGCGCTTATGAGCAGAATAGGCGCCACGCCAGAAACAGAACTCGTGCTGTACGGCGACTTTAACAACTGGTTTGCAGCTTTTGCCTTTTGGGTTTTCCAGTACTATGGGCACGGCAAAATTAGAATCATGAACGGCGGCAGGAAAAAATGGGAATTAGAAAAGCGGTCTTACACAAAGGACGAACCAGCGTCGCAGCCGTCGCACTATGTTTCCAGACCACCCGACGAGGGAGTCAGAGCCTACATGTTTGACGTCCGTCGAGCAATCGACAGGGCAGAGCAGTCCGTTCTGGTTGACGTAAGGTCTCCGAAGGAATTTTCCGGCGAGATAACTGCGCCTCCGGAATATCCGATGGAACACGCGCAGAGAGGAGGACATATTCCCGGCGCAAAGAACATCCCGTGGGCACAGGCGGTCAGGGAGACTGACGGCACTTTCAAGAGTCCAGAGGAGCTCAGAGCGCTCTATGAGGGAAAGGGCGTCACCCCAGACAAGCATGTAATTTGCTATTGTAGGATTGGCGAGCGTTCGTCGCACTCTTGGTTTGTCCTAAAGTACTTGCTCGGATACCCTTCCGTCCAGAACTATGACGGCTCTTGGACAGAATGGGGCAACATGATAGGAAATCCGATAGAAAAGTAA
- a CDS encoding ERCC4 domain-containing protein, with protein sequence MTEQTRRPRIIVDERERNSQIPSILRDSGAAVEFAQLAVGDYILSPEIAVERKTVNDLINSVYDGRLFIQCSELAQHFKQPLVLVEGYIEDLEYIAEDQHAKLDDKKKRVLAERLPLAYDSLAEVALDYRMSIIHASSPDHAARLIMALANKGLRGGLPSGPLLRKIRKDNPLLVQQLSILASVPGIGDKLAGRMLRKFKTPRRALHASAAEMATIPGFGLARAERVRKILDSSADDASAPAMQSKLFSEWLEDLHKS encoded by the coding sequence TTGACTGAGCAAACCAGGCGCCCAAGAATAATTGTTGACGAGCGCGAAAGGAACAGCCAAATTCCTTCAATTCTGCGTGATTCCGGGGCCGCAGTCGAGTTCGCGCAGCTTGCCGTGGGCGACTACATACTTTCTCCCGAGATAGCAGTGGAGCGCAAGACCGTTAACGACTTGATAAACTCGGTCTATGACGGCAGACTTTTCATTCAGTGCTCCGAACTGGCGCAACACTTCAAACAGCCCCTTGTACTCGTCGAGGGCTACATTGAGGACCTGGAATATATCGCAGAGGATCAACATGCCAAGCTCGACGATAAAAAGAAAAGAGTCCTTGCAGAGCGTCTGCCACTTGCTTATGATTCGCTTGCAGAAGTGGCGCTCGATTACCGGATGTCCATTATTCACGCGTCCTCGCCCGACCATGCAGCCCGGCTCATAATGGCGCTTGCGAACAAGGGTTTGAGAGGAGGGCTTCCATCGGGCCCTCTCTTACGCAAGATAAGAAAAGATAATCCGCTCCTCGTACAGCAGCTATCCATCCTTGCCTCGGTGCCGGGCATCGGCGACAAGTTGGCTGGCAGGATGCTCCGGAAGTTCAAGACCCCAAGACGGGCGCTTCATGCGAGCGCAGCGGAAATGGCAACCATCCCGGGCTTTGGCCTTGCTCGGGCCGAGCGGGTAAGAAAAATACTCGATAGCAGCGCAGACGATGCCTCTGCGCCCGCTATGCAAAGCAAGCTGTTCTCCGAATGGCTGGAAGACTTGCACAAGTCCTGA
- a CDS encoding nucleotide-binding protein: MPSSDSETRQKIALDASAFYAGIPFLSGSVAEFYTTTEILSEVRHIKQSLGAIEALTDSRLLVVLEPSKGYLDKVDALSTRTGDRSRLSDADISILALALERGLVLASDDYAVSNVGISAGIKVLSSAGKGIREARNYSAYCSGCSKGFSPNLAECPQCGNRLRRKYKKSGGALGKSRPS; encoded by the coding sequence TTGCCAAGCTCGGATTCTGAGACCCGGCAGAAAATCGCGCTTGACGCAAGCGCCTTTTATGCCGGCATCCCGTTTCTTTCAGGCTCCGTCGCGGAATTCTACACCACAACCGAGATCCTCTCCGAGGTGCGCCACATAAAACAGTCGCTTGGAGCCATTGAGGCATTAACGGACTCGCGTCTTCTGGTGGTCCTGGAGCCGAGCAAGGGCTACCTCGACAAGGTCGATGCCCTGAGCACACGGACCGGCGACCGTTCGAGGCTCTCTGATGCTGATATTTCAATCCTAGCTCTCGCCCTCGAGCGCGGCTTGGTGCTTGCAAGCGACGATTATGCGGTCTCAAACGTCGGAATATCCGCCGGGATCAAAGTCCTCTCGTCAGCAGGCAAGGGGATAAGGGAAGCCAGAAATTATTCGGCCTACTGCAGCGGCTGCAGCAAGGGATTCAGTCCAAACCTGGCCGAATGTCCCCAGTGCGGCAACAGGCTGCGGCGAAAATACAAAAAGTCGGGCGGCGCCCTCGGGAAATCTCGCCCGTCCTGA
- a CDS encoding 50S ribosomal protein L37, whose protein sequence is MVKKTSTNLKGLGVKFGATVRKRYGKVYRTLHKKRRCPSCGSQRFGRIASGIWMCPKCSFKIASGAYDVDVEKLHG, encoded by the coding sequence ATGGTTAAGAAGACTTCGACGAACCTGAAGGGCCTTGGCGTCAAGTTCGGAGCCACGGTCCGGAAGAGGTATGGCAAGGTATACAGGACGCTACACAAAAAGCGAAGATGCCCCTCGTGTGGTTCGCAACGCTTTGGCAGGATAGCCTCGGGAATCTGGATGTGTCCAAAGTGCAGCTTCAAGATTGCATCCGGCGCGTATGACGTTGACGTTGAAAAATTGCACGGCTAG
- the rrp4 gene encoding exosome complex RNA-binding protein Rrp4: MHELRRRYVIPGDKIVEGNFRPVMNVVRSGNSLIATRIGIAETGRDGVKVIPLSGVYIPRVNDLVIGKIVDHSSLSWEVDINSCFSAHLPAQDVFGRDFSPARDDMSKHLAIGDMITARIMAFDRTRDPMLTVQDRDLGKIPRGELLKISATRVPRLIGKRGSMIQTIEQATQTRVLIGQNGIVVVTGRDPEGVKLAVRAIRMVEEEAHTANLTQRIKVLLNVPDAPQEQAPSAPKPEEVEASLDEVEEELEVEEEK, translated from the coding sequence ATGCATGAGCTAAGGCGAAGATACGTTATACCCGGTGACAAGATAGTTGAAGGGAACTTTAGGCCCGTAATGAATGTGGTGCGCTCCGGCAATTCCCTTATTGCGACAAGGATAGGGATTGCAGAAACTGGCAGAGACGGCGTCAAGGTCATTCCCCTTTCGGGCGTCTATATTCCCCGCGTAAATGACCTCGTGATCGGCAAGATCGTCGACCACTCGTCACTTTCGTGGGAAGTGGATATCAACTCGTGCTTTTCCGCACACCTGCCGGCTCAGGACGTTTTTGGAAGAGACTTCTCTCCTGCTCGCGACGATATGTCGAAACACTTGGCCATTGGCGACATGATAACTGCGCGCATCATGGCTTTTGATCGTACCCGCGACCCAATGCTTACTGTCCAGGACAGGGACTTGGGCAAGATTCCACGAGGAGAACTGCTCAAGATATCGGCCACCAGGGTTCCCCGCCTTATCGGGAAACGCGGATCTATGATACAGACAATTGAGCAGGCGACTCAGACCCGAGTCCTTATCGGCCAGAATGGAATAGTGGTCGTTACTGGACGGGATCCGGAGGGTGTGAAGCTGGCGGTCAGGGCGATAAGGATGGTAGAAGAGGAAGCGCATACTGCAAACCTTACGCAGAGAATCAAGGTACTTCTGAACGTTCCAGATGCGCCACAGGAACAGGCGCCTTCTGCGCCAAAGCCGGAGGAAGTCGAGGCTTCGCTTGACGAAGTTGAAGAAGAATTGGAGGTAGAAGAAGAGAAATGA